The Kwoniella mangroviensis CBS 8507 chromosome 1 map unlocalized Ctg02, whole genome shotgun sequence genome window below encodes:
- a CDS encoding guanylate kinase: MSQIPINPQVLTRPLVCCGPSGTGKSTLLNKLFSDYPGQFGFSVSHTTRNPRAGEEDGREYHFVSREEFMRRVENGEFLEWAEFGGNCYGTTFAALTALHPKRCILDIELQGVLQLRAKAPQQTPPLNPVYLFLAPPTIAELKKRLSGRGTETDSSIRKRLDAARKEIEYAQEGKHDIYIVNTDLKVAGDKLEKVAMGFEGWEGCGDKLPDFDVKELE; encoded by the exons ATGTCACAAATACCTATAAACCCACAGGTACTCACCAGG CCATTGGTATGCTGTGGGCCATCCGGTACGGGTAAATCCACTTTACTCAACAAGTTGTTCTCGGACTATCCAGGTCAATTCGGATTCTCCGTATCGCACACTACCCGTAACCCCAGAGCaggcgaggaagatggtaGGGAATACCATTTCGTGAGCAGGGAAGAGTTCATGAGAAGGGTTGAAAATGGAGAATTCTTGGAGTGGGCCGAGTTCGGTGGGAACTG CTACGGTACAACCTTCGCCGCCTTGACCGCTCTTCATCCTAAACGATGTATTCTCGATATCGAACTCCAAGGTGTCCTCCAATTGCGCGCCAAAGCGCCTCAACAGACCCCTCCTCTTAATCCGGTATATCTCTTCTTGGCTCCCCCAACCATCGCAGAACTCAAGAAGCGTTTATCTGGAAGAGGTACCGAGACAGATTCATCAATAAGAAAAAGGTTAGACGCAGCTAGGAAAGAAATCGAGTACGCACAAGAAGGTAAACACGATATTTACATTGTCAATACGGATTTGAAAGTTGCAGGTGACAAGTTGGAAAAGGTAGCAATGGGTTTTGAAGGTTGGGAAGGATGTGGGGATAAATTACCTGATTTCGATGTTAAAGAGTTGGAGTAG
- a CDS encoding formamidopyrimidine-DNA glycosylase gives MPELPEVERARKLIHETCKGYKIKSVDSVEDKIVFTGGDDHKSFVQEITGRTITGCERKGKTFWMTLSGKGRFPVMHFGMTGMIQLKGQEPTWYRRKPRESSKVWPPRFYKFVLNLEPQPDSVGDEPVELAFLDGRRLGRLRLLPDPVTSHPPVSALGFDPVLNHPTLDEFQNLIAKKKGTVKGMIMDQSFSAGVGNWVADEVLYQARIHPSCPVNHLSPQNIKDLHYQIRAVPLKAVEVNAESRQFPEDWLFRWRWSKGKKQFKGKNKAEEIDEEGEEAEEIKPAGKDYLALPNGKPATITFIEVGGRTTAVVEELQKMPEGVEIKPKISKGGKGSQSKKRSKGNDSDDGSSGLTSDDENVIEITTPVKATTARQRARSDKKIKLEKDGIVQNVKIEIDEKPSRKPRKSTSKSETEPPTSTRGKSTNGKPRKSKLTARSIKSRGKGSQINLEDGEGSSDLSDLPSDPS, from the exons atgcCTGAACTACCTG AGGTCGAAAGAGCCCGTAAGCTCATACACGAGACATGTAAAGGGTACAAGATCAAGTCGGTCGATTCGGTGGAAGACAAGATCGTCTTTACCGGTGGAGACGATCACAAGAGTTTT GTTCAAGAAATCACTGGACGAACTATCACCGGATGtgagaggaaaggtaaaaC TTTCTGGATGACACTCTCGGGAAAAGGTAGATTCCCTGTCATGCATTTCGGTATGACAGGTATGATCCAACTTAAAGGTCAGGAACCTACTTGGTATAGAAGGAAGCCCAGGGAGAGCTCGAAAGTCTGGCCGCCCAGA TTCTACAAATT TGTACTCAATCTCGAACCTCAACCTGATTCAGTAGGTGACGAGCCAGTAGAACTTGCGTTTCTTGACG GTCGCAGACTTGGCAGATTGAGGCTTCTTCCTGATCCCGTCACATCCCATCCGCCCGTCTCCGCATTAGGCTTTGATCCAGTCCTGAATCATCCCACTTTGGACGAGTTCCAGAATCTGATAGCGAAAAAGAAGGGTACTGTAAAGGGGATGATAATGGACCAGTCCTTCAGCGCGGGCGTGGGCAAC TGGGTAGCAGATGA AGTCCTATACCAAGCTCGAATACATCCCTCCTGTCCAGtcaaccacctttctcctcaAAATATCAAAGACCTACACTATCAAATTCGAGCCGTGCCCCTCAAGGCGGTAGAGGTGAATGCGGAATCTCGTCAGTTCCCTGAAGACTGGCTGTTCCGCTGGAGATGGAGTAAAGGGAAGAAACAATTCAAGGGGAAGAATAAGGCTGAGGAGATCGACgaagagggggaagaagcagaagagataAAACCTGCAGGAAAGGACTATCTCGCTTTG CCTAATGGTAAACCCGCTACGATAACGTTCATAGAAGTTGGAGGTCGAACAACAGCGGTCGTAGAGGAATTACAGAAAATGCCTGAAGGGGTGGAGATTAAACCGAAAATAAGTAAAGGTGGAAAAGGCAGTCAGAGCAAGAAGAGGTCGAAAGGGAATGACTCG GATGATGGATCTAGTGGACTCACTTCAgacgatgagaatgtgaTTGAAATAACAACACCTGTCAAAGCTACGACCGCCAGACAGAGGGCCAGGTCagataagaagatcaagttggagaaagatgGCATTGTCCAAAATGTAAAAATAGAAATCGATGAAAAGCCGAGCAGAAAG CCTCGAAAGTCGACTTCGAAATCAGAGACAGAACCCCCAACTTCCACTCGAGGCAAATCCACAAATGGCAAACCGCGAAAGTCGAAACTCACGgcaagatcaatcaaatccCGTGGCAAAGGCTCACAGATAAATTTAGAGGATGGAGAAGGGTCATCGGATTTATCAGATTTGCCTTCGGATCCAAGTTGA
- a CDS encoding cell division control protein 42 — protein MQTIKCVVVGDGAVGKTCLLISYTTNKFPSEYVPTVFDNYAVTVMIGDDPYTLGLFDTAGQEDYDRLRPLSYPQTDVFLVCFSVTSPASFENVKEKWFPEVHHHCPGVPCLIVGTQVDLREDSNHLEKLQRQKQRPITTEQGERLARELGAVKYVECSALTQRGLKNVFDEAIVAALEPPVTKKNKKCVIL, from the exons ATGCAAACTATCAAATGTGTCGTAGTCGGTGATGGTGCCGTTGGAAA GACCTGTCTCTTGATCTCTTACACCACCAACAAATTCCCCTCCGAATATGTCCCTACCGTATTCGACAACT ACGCCGTAACAGTGATGATCGGCGATGATCCGTACACATTAGGTTTATTCGATACAGCCGGTCAAGAAGATTACGATCGACTGAGACCTTTATCATACCCTCAAACGGATGTCTTCTTAGTTTGTTTCTCCGTCACCTCGCCTGCATCATTCGAAAACGTCAAAGAGAAATGGTTCCCAGAGGTACATCACCATTGTCCCGGTGTACCCTGTTTGATCGTTGGTACCCAGGTTGATTTAAGGGAAGATTCAAATCATTTAGAGAAGTTGCAAAGACAAAAGCAAAGACCGATCACTACTGAGCAAGGAGAGAGATTGGCAAGGGAATTGGGCGCAGTGAAATATGTGGAATGCTCGGCGCTGACTCAAAGAGGTTTAAAGAATGTTTTCGATGAA GCAATCGTCGCAGCTTTAGAACCACCCGTcacaaagaagaacaagaaatgTGTGATATTATAA